One genomic window of Cellulophaga sp. Hel_I_12 includes the following:
- a CDS encoding phosphoribosylanthranilate isomerase: MNLNTAHVAALHPDYLGFIFWENSKRNYQGTLDAIPHRIKKVGVFVDASITEIIEKIRSFGLVAVQLHGKESPEFCQELSEKSKNIEIIKVFSVLDEFDFSLLAPYEKVCDFYLFDTKGKLPGGNGVTFDWTILKKYPSKKPYFLSGGIGLEEVKDLKLFFEIPTSKYCHAIDVNSKFELQPGLKDIDKLKELKSKLHI; the protein is encoded by the coding sequence ATGAATTTAAATACGGCCCATGTCGCTGCTTTACACCCGGATTATTTAGGATTTATATTTTGGGAAAATTCAAAAAGAAATTATCAGGGAACTCTTGATGCAATTCCACACCGAATTAAAAAAGTAGGTGTTTTTGTGGATGCTTCGATTACTGAAATAATCGAAAAAATAAGAAGTTTTGGACTTGTGGCTGTTCAGTTGCATGGAAAAGAATCTCCAGAATTTTGTCAAGAATTAAGCGAAAAATCAAAAAATATAGAAATTATTAAGGTATTTTCTGTTTTAGATGAATTTGATTTCAGCCTCTTAGCGCCGTATGAAAAGGTATGTGATTTTTATCTTTTTGATACTAAAGGAAAATTGCCCGGGGGTAATGGGGTTACTTTCGATTGGACTATTTTAAAAAAATACCCTTCTAAAAAACCTTATTTTTTAAGTGGAGGAATTGGCTTAGAAGAAGTAAAAGATTTAAAATTATTTTTTGAAATACCCACTTCAAAATATTGTCATGCTATTGATGTGAATAGTAAATTTGAACTGCAACCAGGCTTAAAAGACATTGATAAATTAAAAGAATTGAAAAGCAAATTGCACATATAG
- the trpC gene encoding indole-3-glycerol phosphate synthase TrpC, whose protein sequence is MDILEKIVADKRVEVSIRKSLIPMKQLEQSVLFDRPENSLANALRNSSSGIIAEHKRRSPSKSEINQGLNVQDVATGYEQAGVCGMSVLTDAKYFGGSLDDLLLARAVTKYPLLRKEFIIDEYQIVEAKAYGADVILLIAAILTRQEIKELSNFAKSLQLNVLLEVHDEAELQKSIMPSLDLLGVNNRNLKTFEVSLNTSKSLSHLIPADFVKVSESGIGSIEAIKELKNYGYQGFLIGENFMKTDHPGQSAKNFIEQLNADL, encoded by the coding sequence ATGGATATATTAGAAAAAATAGTAGCTGATAAACGTGTGGAAGTTTCCATACGAAAGTCTTTAATTCCTATGAAGCAACTAGAACAATCTGTATTATTTGATAGGCCAGAAAATTCCTTGGCAAACGCACTACGTAATAGCAGCTCTGGGATCATTGCAGAACATAAAAGGCGTTCGCCTTCGAAATCAGAAATAAACCAAGGTTTAAATGTTCAAGATGTGGCTACCGGATATGAACAGGCAGGCGTTTGTGGTATGTCGGTATTAACAGACGCCAAGTATTTTGGTGGTTCTTTAGATGATTTATTGTTAGCAAGGGCGGTAACTAAATATCCATTATTACGCAAAGAGTTTATCATCGACGAATATCAAATAGTAGAAGCAAAAGCCTATGGGGCTGATGTTATTTTACTTATTGCTGCCATTTTAACGAGACAAGAAATAAAAGAACTATCTAATTTTGCAAAAAGCTTGCAATTAAATGTACTCTTAGAAGTACACGATGAAGCCGAATTGCAAAAATCAATTATGCCTAGTTTAGATCTATTAGGGGTTAACAATCGAAATTTAAAAACTTTCGAGGTTTCCCTAAACACCAGCAAATCGTTATCGCATTTAATTCCGGCAGATTTTGTAAAGGTGTCAGAAAGTGGCATTGGCAGTATAGAAGCGATAAAAGAGTTGAAAAACTACGGATATCAAGGTTTCTTAATTGGTGAGAATTTTATGAAAACGGATCATCCTGGCCAAAGCGCTAAAAATTTTATAGAGCAATTAAACGCTGATTTGTAA
- the trpD gene encoding anthranilate phosphoribosyltransferase, whose amino-acid sequence MKDTLNRLINHDVLAKEDAKQILVNMANGDYNTSQIAAFLTVYMMRSVTIAELEGFRDALLELCIAIDLSAYNPIDLCGTGGDGKDTFNISTLASFVTAGAGIKVTKHGNYGVSSTCGSSNVMEFLGIKFSSNADFLEKTIDQAGICVLHAPLFHPAMKNVAPIRKELGVKTFFNMLGPMVNPAFPKNQIVGVFNLELARMYGYLYQNTNKNFTVLHALDGYDEISLTGNTKTISNTNEGILKPSDFGVKAVTMKEISGGESIQESAQIFLNILQGKGTEAQNNVVCANAGIAIATVENCSPMAGFEKAKESLLSGKALVSLKKLQALSV is encoded by the coding sequence ATGAAGGACACATTAAACCGGCTTATTAATCACGATGTATTAGCTAAAGAAGATGCTAAACAAATTCTAGTGAATATGGCCAACGGAGATTACAATACAAGTCAAATTGCAGCATTTTTAACGGTATACATGATGCGCAGCGTAACCATTGCTGAACTTGAAGGGTTTAGAGATGCTTTATTAGAATTATGTATTGCCATTGATTTATCAGCGTACAATCCTATAGATTTATGTGGCACTGGTGGTGATGGAAAAGATACCTTTAATATTTCAACCTTAGCATCATTTGTGACTGCCGGAGCTGGCATTAAAGTAACAAAACATGGAAACTATGGCGTTTCGTCGACTTGTGGAAGTAGCAATGTGATGGAGTTTTTAGGTATTAAATTTAGCAGTAATGCCGATTTTCTAGAGAAGACCATTGATCAAGCTGGAATTTGTGTTTTACATGCGCCCTTATTTCATCCTGCCATGAAAAATGTTGCTCCTATTCGAAAAGAATTGGGGGTAAAAACCTTTTTTAACATGTTGGGGCCCATGGTAAACCCCGCTTTTCCAAAAAACCAAATCGTAGGTGTTTTTAATTTAGAGTTGGCGAGAATGTATGGGTATTTGTATCAGAATACGAATAAGAATTTCACGGTGCTTCATGCCTTAGACGGTTATGATGAAATATCCTTAACTGGAAATACGAAAACCATATCGAACACTAATGAAGGCATACTTAAACCGTCCGATTTTGGTGTAAAAGCCGTGACTATGAAAGAAATTTCTGGAGGTGAGAGCATTCAAGAGTCAGCACAAATTTTCTTGAATATTCTTCAAGGAAAAGGTACAGAAGCACAAAATAATGTGGTTTGTGCAAACGCAGGTATCGCCATCGCAACGGTTGAAAATTGTAGCCCAATGGCAGGTTTTGAAAAAGCAAAAGAATCGCTTTTAAGTGGAAAAGCCTTGGTATCATTAAAAAAATTACAAGCATTGAGTGTTTGA
- a CDS encoding aminodeoxychorismate/anthranilate synthase component II yields the protein MNTKKVVTDKSLSQSENQGTGPVLVIDNYDSFTYNLVHYLEDLNCEVVVKRNDQLTLDEVAKFESIVLSPGPGIPDEAGLLKAIIKQYASTKKILGVCLGQQAIAEVFGGSLINLKQVYHGIATQINIVKDDPLFQGMPREIAVGRYHSWVVNPDDFPEVLEITSLDANGQIMSIRHKEYAISAVQFHPESVLTPDGKKMLENWVKSPLVAKVKN from the coding sequence ATGAATACAAAAAAAGTAGTAACAGATAAGAGTTTATCCCAGTCGGAGAACCAAGGTACGGGTCCTGTATTGGTCATAGACAATTACGATAGTTTTACCTATAATCTAGTCCACTATTTAGAAGATTTGAATTGCGAAGTAGTGGTCAAAAGAAACGACCAACTAACACTAGACGAGGTGGCTAAATTTGAGAGCATTGTTTTATCGCCTGGACCTGGAATTCCAGATGAAGCAGGTTTATTAAAAGCGATTATTAAACAGTATGCATCCACTAAAAAAATATTAGGTGTTTGCTTAGGACAACAAGCAATTGCCGAAGTGTTTGGTGGTTCCTTGATTAATTTAAAACAGGTATACCACGGTATTGCAACACAAATAAACATTGTAAAAGACGATCCTTTATTTCAAGGAATGCCAAGAGAAATTGCAGTAGGTCGTTACCACTCCTGGGTGGTTAATCCGGATGACTTCCCGGAGGTTTTAGAAATAACATCATTGGATGCCAACGGACAAATTATGTCGATTAGACATAAAGAATATGCTATTTCAGCTGTTCAATTTCATCCCGAATCTGTTCTCACACCAGACGGAAAAAAGATGTTAGAAAATTGGGTCAAAAGCCCACTAGTTGCTAAAGTAAAGAATTAA
- a CDS encoding anthranilate synthase component I family protein — protein MTYQLKTHFKKILADTITPVSVYLKIRDRFPNSILLEGSDYHTNDNSFSYICCNPIASIKVENEVITQQFPDGTIEELVIDTTTDVVAVIENFSKRFKAENNAFKFIENGLFGYMAYDAVRYFEDVQLTKKANSVAIPDIYYAVYKNIIAINHFKNEAYIFSNCYESESNISEIEQILNVKNFASYNFSLDGKVASNLKDEEYKEHVQLAKKHCQRGDIFQLVLSRRFSQNFKGDEFNVYRALRSINPSPYLFYFDYGDFKIFGSSPEAQLVVKDGMAEIHPIAGTFKRTGNDEQDTILAKQLSEDDKENSEHVMLVDLARNDLSRNGSMVKVTNYREVQFFSHVIHLVSKVVGKKKKNIPTMKVVADTFPAGTLSGAPKHRAMQLIEKYEKTSRGYYGGAIGFMDFKGNFNHAIMIRTFLSKNHQLHYQAGAGIVAASNAEEELQETYNKLGALTKALEIAEEI, from the coding sequence ATGACATACCAATTAAAAACACATTTCAAAAAAATATTGGCAGACACCATTACGCCGGTCAGTGTTTACCTTAAAATTCGAGATCGTTTCCCGAACAGTATTTTACTAGAAGGTAGCGATTACCATACCAACGATAATAGTTTTTCCTATATCTGTTGCAATCCTATTGCGTCTATAAAAGTTGAGAATGAAGTCATCACCCAGCAATTTCCTGATGGTACTATTGAAGAATTAGTCATTGATACCACCACAGATGTTGTTGCGGTTATAGAAAATTTCAGCAAAAGATTTAAAGCCGAAAACAACGCCTTTAAGTTTATTGAAAACGGCTTATTTGGTTATATGGCCTATGATGCAGTTCGCTATTTTGAGGATGTTCAATTGACAAAAAAAGCTAATTCTGTTGCCATTCCTGATATTTATTACGCGGTGTACAAAAATATCATAGCGATCAATCACTTTAAAAATGAAGCCTATATTTTTTCAAACTGTTACGAATCTGAAAGTAACATTTCTGAAATAGAACAAATTTTAAATGTGAAAAACTTCGCATCGTACAATTTTAGTTTGGATGGCAAGGTTGCTTCTAATTTAAAAGATGAAGAATATAAAGAACATGTTCAATTAGCTAAAAAACATTGTCAAAGAGGCGATATTTTCCAATTGGTACTGTCACGGAGATTTTCTCAGAACTTTAAAGGTGATGAATTTAATGTGTATCGTGCTTTACGTTCCATAAACCCTTCCCCATATCTTTTTTATTTTGATTATGGCGATTTTAAAATATTTGGTAGTTCACCCGAGGCTCAATTAGTAGTGAAAGACGGAATGGCAGAAATACATCCTATTGCTGGGACATTTAAACGCACAGGAAACGACGAACAAGACACTATTCTAGCCAAACAATTATCCGAAGACGATAAAGAAAACAGCGAGCATGTAATGCTGGTTGATTTGGCACGAAACGACCTAAGCCGTAATGGTAGCATGGTAAAAGTAACGAATTACCGAGAAGTTCAGTTTTTTTCTCATGTGATTCATCTGGTTTCAAAAGTGGTTGGAAAAAAGAAAAAAAATATCCCGACGATGAAAGTCGTGGCGGATACTTTTCCTGCGGGAACATTAAGTGGCGCACCAAAACACAGGGCGATGCAATTGATAGAAAAATACGAAAAAACAAGCAGAGGTTATTATGGTGGTGCTATAGGTTTTATGGATTTTAAAGGAAATTTTAACCACGCCATCATGATTAGAACTTTTTTAAGTAAAAATCACCAACTCCATTATCAAGCAGGTGCAGGCATCGTAGCCGCTTCAAATGCAGAAGAAGAATTACAGGAAACATATAATAAGTTAGGCGCTTTAACAAAAGCCCTTGAAATAGCTGAAGAGATATAA
- a CDS encoding YceI family protein, which yields MKKNSLSFVFALVFGATAFATTPIDGEKKEVKTESSTVTWKGYKFAGSHYGKIDLKSGTLMFEGDKLTGGEFMVDMSSITVEDLKAGEGKEKLEGHLNADDFFGTANHATSKLVFTNVKADGKNSYEVTGDLTIKGITKAITFDLSVYGSKATATLKVDRTNYNIKYGSSNFTDTLKDKAIYDEFDLVVDLEF from the coding sequence ATGAAAAAGAACAGCTTAAGTTTCGTATTTGCACTAGTATTTGGTGCTACCGCATTTGCAACAACTCCTATTGATGGAGAAAAAAAAGAAGTAAAAACAGAAAGTAGCACAGTAACCTGGAAAGGTTACAAATTTGCAGGTTCACACTATGGCAAAATAGACCTAAAATCAGGAACACTCATGTTTGAAGGTGATAAATTAACTGGTGGTGAGTTTATGGTGGATATGTCGAGTATTACTGTTGAAGACTTAAAAGCAGGTGAAGGAAAAGAAAAATTAGAAGGGCATTTAAATGCTGATGATTTTTTTGGAACGGCAAATCATGCCACTTCGAAATTAGTTTTTACCAATGTTAAAGCAGATGGGAAAAATTCATACGAGGTTACTGGTGATTTAACCATTAAAGGAATTACGAAAGCAATTACTTTTGATCTATCGGTTTACGGAAGTAAGGCAACCGCTACTTTAAAGGTTGACAGAACTAATTATAATATTAAATACGGGTCTTCAAATTTTACAGACACCTTAAAAGACAAGGCTATTTACGACGAGTTTGATTTGGTAGTAGATTTAGAATTTTAA
- a CDS encoding MarR family winged helix-turn-helix transcriptional regulator translates to MNVEETIKTEKEIPLKQRTIIHLSLVENKVNEVITNALKPYDVSLQQFNVLRILRGQKGKPANLSTLNERMVTKMSNTTRLVDKLILKDFVERETCESNRRKVEITITQTGEKVLLSMDQAMKKAEESLLHKFNGADLTLLNKLLDKF, encoded by the coding sequence ATGAATGTAGAAGAAACCATAAAAACTGAAAAAGAAATTCCTTTAAAACAAAGGACAATAATTCACTTAAGTTTGGTTGAAAACAAAGTAAATGAGGTCATAACAAATGCCTTAAAACCCTATGATGTTTCGCTACAGCAATTTAACGTGCTTCGAATTTTGCGAGGCCAAAAAGGGAAACCTGCTAACCTAAGTACCTTAAATGAACGAATGGTAACGAAAATGAGTAATACCACAAGGTTGGTGGATAAGCTTATTTTAAAAGATTTTGTAGAAAGAGAAACTTGCGAGAGCAATAGGAGAAAAGTTGAAATTACGATAACCCAAACAGGCGAAAAAGTTTTACTCAGTATGGACCAAGCCATGAAAAAAGCAGAAGAAAGTTTACTTCATAAGTTTAACGGAGCCGATTTGACCCTATTAAATAAACTATTAGATAAATTTTAA
- a CDS encoding rhodanese-like domain-containing protein yields MADLVQEDWAEQLKKDANAFLLDVRTAQEVAEGYIPNATNIDIHLGQGFLNEIEKLDKSKTYFVYCRSGARSGQACAIMNSLGFENAYNLVGGFMNWEGEVAQ; encoded by the coding sequence ATGGCAGATTTAGTACAAGAAGATTGGGCGGAACAACTAAAAAAAGATGCGAATGCGTTTCTTTTAGATGTAAGAACAGCACAAGAAGTAGCAGAGGGATATATACCTAATGCAACCAACATAGATATTCATTTAGGGCAAGGTTTTTTAAATGAAATTGAAAAATTAGATAAGTCTAAAACTTACTTTGTGTATTGTCGATCAGGAGCACGCAGTGGGCAGGCTTGTGCTATTATGAATAGCCTTGGTTTTGAAAATGCCTATAATTTAGTTGGAGGCTTTATGAATTGGGAAGGTGAGGTTGCTCAATAA
- a CDS encoding DUF2851 family protein encodes MREDFLHFIWKYKKIRTAPLVSSQNETIEILSEGTHNHLSGPDFFNARIKINEQLWAGNVEIHIKSSDWYAHGHESDPNYDNVILHVVWDDDVAIFRKDNTQISTLELKAYVSKEVFEAYQKLFEARTNRFINCQNDITSVNDFVFKNWLERLFFERLEQKSNAVAELLVRHNNDWEQVLFSLLVKNFGLKINGESFQSLSESLPFSIVRKIGDSALQLEATFFGMAGFLESDEISDAYYLHLRKEYQFIEHKFKLNNQAVQKPEFFKLRPSNFPTLRLSQIANLYSKNQNLFHKIIDAQSLDVIYDLFNVQASAYWNSHFTFGKESKKSSKKLTKNFIELLLINTILPLKFEYAKHFNTAEEASIVAIVAGIKNERNSIIDNFLSLGVGISNAMESQAVLQLYNNYCSKNNCLHCAVGHHLLKGNT; translated from the coding sequence ATGCGAGAAGATTTTCTTCATTTTATCTGGAAATATAAAAAAATAAGAACTGCACCCCTAGTAAGTTCGCAAAATGAGACAATCGAAATTCTATCAGAAGGTACGCATAACCATTTGTCTGGTCCGGATTTTTTCAACGCCAGAATAAAAATAAATGAACAACTCTGGGCTGGCAATGTGGAAATCCACATCAAGTCATCCGATTGGTATGCACATGGCCATGAAAGCGATCCAAACTATGACAACGTAATTCTTCATGTTGTTTGGGATGATGATGTGGCTATTTTTAGAAAAGACAATACACAAATTTCTACGCTCGAACTTAAAGCTTATGTATCAAAAGAGGTATTTGAAGCCTATCAAAAACTTTTTGAAGCGCGCACGAACAGGTTTATTAATTGTCAAAATGACATAACTAGTGTTAACGATTTTGTTTTTAAAAATTGGTTAGAACGCCTATTTTTCGAGCGTTTGGAACAAAAATCGAATGCTGTAGCCGAATTATTAGTACGGCATAACAACGATTGGGAACAAGTATTGTTTTCACTTTTAGTAAAGAACTTTGGACTAAAAATAAATGGAGAATCTTTTCAAAGTTTAAGCGAAAGTTTGCCTTTTAGCATCGTTCGAAAAATAGGGGATAGTGCCCTACAACTTGAAGCTACTTTTTTCGGGATGGCGGGCTTTTTAGAAAGTGATGAAATTTCAGATGCGTATTACCTTCATCTTAGAAAAGAATATCAATTCATAGAGCACAAATTCAAATTAAACAATCAAGCTGTTCAGAAGCCAGAATTTTTTAAATTAAGACCATCCAATTTTCCGACACTGCGTTTGTCGCAAATCGCTAATTTGTATTCAAAAAATCAAAATCTGTTCCATAAAATAATAGATGCCCAGAGCTTAGATGTTATTTATGACCTATTTAATGTTCAAGCCAGTGCCTATTGGAATTCTCATTTTACCTTTGGAAAAGAATCTAAAAAAAGTAGCAAAAAACTAACTAAAAATTTTATTGAACTTCTCCTTATAAATACCATACTTCCTTTAAAATTTGAATATGCCAAGCATTTCAATACCGCCGAAGAGGCTTCTATCGTCGCTATTGTGGCGGGTATTAAAAATGAAAGGAATAGTATTATTGATAATTTTTTGTCCTTAGGGGTTGGCATATCTAATGCTATGGAAAGTCAGGCTGTTTTGCAATTGTATAACAACTACTGCTCAAAAAATAATTGTTTACATTGCGCCGTTGGGCATCATTTATTAAAAGGAAATACTTAA
- a CDS encoding PspC domain-containing protein, whose translation MNIFYQALYFFQKRGFEVCRRIAERMGIRARVVRTSFIYLAFVTLGFGFALYLFVAFWLKIKDLVHTKRTSVFDL comes from the coding sequence ATGAATATTTTCTATCAGGCATTATATTTTTTTCAAAAGCGTGGTTTTGAGGTGTGTAGACGTATCGCGGAGCGTATGGGCATCAGAGCGAGAGTGGTCAGAACTTCATTTATTTATCTTGCTTTTGTTACCTTAGGCTTTGGTTTTGCCCTGTATTTGTTCGTTGCGTTCTGGTTAAAAATAAAAGATCTGGTACATACCAAAAGAACCTCCGTGTTTGACTTATAA
- a CDS encoding TrkA family potassium uptake protein: MIKLFKSKIYLAFFLMIAVLLVGVFGYRMISNFDWIDAVYMTIITVTTVGFSEVRPLDDTSKLFTVVLIILSVFIFAYAISVITEYILGRNSLQLLKKKKVKNTINSLKNHVLICGFGRNGIQASERLKAYRKPFVVIEKDKAIIERYENDILFVEGDANDDDVLIEAGIENAQYLITALPDDATNLFVVLSARQLNKDLFIISRASLANSQKKLLLAGANKVIMPDKIGGDHMASLVVMPDLITFMDKLSMEGEHTTNLEEVAIEDFADQLDCNSLRDLDLRNRTGCTIIGYIEPNGNYIINPEADLKLEPKSKVIVLGRPEQIRKLNEMFRIV, translated from the coding sequence ATGATAAAACTCTTTAAATCTAAAATATATCTAGCCTTTTTTTTGATGATAGCTGTTTTGCTCGTTGGAGTTTTTGGCTACAGAATGATTTCAAATTTTGACTGGATTGATGCGGTTTATATGACCATCATTACGGTCACTACAGTTGGTTTTTCTGAAGTGAGACCATTAGATGACACCTCAAAACTATTTACTGTTGTTTTGATTATCTTAAGCGTTTTTATTTTTGCTTATGCCATATCGGTGATTACAGAATATATTTTAGGTAGAAATTCATTACAATTATTAAAAAAGAAAAAAGTGAAAAACACCATAAATAGTTTAAAAAACCATGTGCTTATTTGCGGTTTTGGACGTAACGGAATACAAGCATCTGAGCGTTTAAAAGCCTACAGAAAACCATTTGTAGTTATTGAGAAAGATAAGGCCATCATAGAAAGGTATGAAAATGACATTCTTTTTGTGGAAGGTGATGCTAATGACGATGATGTTTTAATAGAGGCAGGTATAGAAAATGCACAGTATTTAATTACCGCATTACCAGATGATGCCACTAATTTATTTGTGGTGCTATCAGCCAGACAGTTAAATAAAGATTTATTCATTATCAGCCGGGCATCATTGGCAAATTCTCAGAAAAAATTACTTTTGGCAGGAGCCAATAAGGTAATTATGCCTGATAAAATTGGTGGAGATCACATGGCATCACTTGTCGTTATGCCCGATTTAATTACTTTTATGGACAAATTGTCCATGGAAGGCGAGCATACAACCAACTTAGAAGAAGTCGCTATAGAAGATTTTGCGGATCAGTTAGATTGCAATTCTTTGCGTGATTTAGATTTGCGGAATAGAACAGGGTGTACCATTATTGGATATATTGAACCCAACGGTAATTATATCATTAATCCAGAAGCCGATTTAAAATTAGAACCCAAAAGTAAAGTCATTGTCTTAGGAAGACCAGAGCAAATTCGAAAATTAAATGAAATGTTTCGGATAGTTTAA
- a CDS encoding amino acid carrier protein has protein sequence MKKLIYFVSLLISFSVFSQDLKVEGKVFNPSNTINDGVIDLEVSGGVEPYTFKWSNENTPLSSKRATGLVEGVPYDVVITDANGQSVSKSYKVKAEAITEIFNGTMTPAVSALGSVLFWDPFAAVGLYDPVVYADVKRVGVPNWSPDMNDKFTLTKWIKPEGSKVKKGEQIAIITNNTGEEIGINALASGELKHLTAEGKVIYNSENKEHIIEQGAHFLASIKYDDPEVVIHPNGDPVTKPISFIVIWLVLGATFFTFRMGFINIRGFGHAIDLARGKYDDPNAPGQVTHFQALATAVSGTVGLGNIAGVAVAVSLGGAGATFWMIVCGFLGMSSKFVECTLGVKYRDILPDGRVFGGPMNYLRYGLEKRNMKGFGKVLAGLFAVLAVGASFGGGNMFQANQSFEQLAGQFPVLAGNGFWFGIVTAILVGVVIIGGINSIANVTGKIVPIMASIYIVAALAVIIMNIENIGPAFSAIWNGAFSPSALKGGIIGVLVIGFQRAAFSNEAGVGSAAIAHSTAKTNNPPSEGFVALLEPFIDTVVVCTLTALVLIFTGMHEVEGMAGAQLTSDAFGSQISWFPYVLALAVFLFAFSTMISWSYYGMRAWTYLFGKSKRTEFIYKMVFLVFVVIGASVSLGAVLDFSDMMILAMSFPNIIGLYIMSGEVKKDLKEYFTKLKSNQLYKKQIESK, from the coding sequence ATGAAGAAATTAATTTACTTCGTTTCTCTACTAATTTCCTTTTCAGTTTTCTCTCAAGACCTTAAAGTAGAAGGAAAAGTTTTCAATCCCTCCAACACTATCAATGATGGTGTTATAGATCTAGAAGTCTCAGGCGGTGTGGAACCTTACACTTTTAAATGGAGTAACGAAAATACCCCACTAAGCTCGAAAAGAGCCACAGGCTTAGTTGAAGGCGTTCCATATGATGTTGTCATTACAGATGCCAATGGGCAAAGTGTAAGCAAATCTTATAAAGTAAAAGCAGAAGCCATAACTGAAATTTTTAACGGTACCATGACGCCCGCGGTAAGTGCCTTAGGGTCTGTGTTGTTTTGGGATCCTTTTGCTGCAGTAGGGCTTTATGATCCTGTAGTTTATGCCGATGTAAAAAGAGTAGGAGTACCGAATTGGTCTCCTGATATGAATGATAAATTTACCCTCACAAAATGGATTAAGCCAGAAGGTTCAAAAGTTAAAAAGGGAGAGCAAATTGCTATTATTACCAATAATACTGGAGAAGAAATTGGTATTAATGCCTTAGCGAGTGGAGAATTAAAACATTTAACGGCCGAAGGTAAAGTAATTTATAATTCCGAGAATAAAGAACATATTATTGAACAAGGGGCTCACTTTTTAGCTTCTATTAAATATGATGACCCTGAAGTCGTAATACATCCAAATGGTGATCCAGTGACAAAACCTATTTCGTTTATCGTGATTTGGTTGGTATTAGGAGCCACCTTTTTTACCTTTAGAATGGGCTTTATAAATATTCGAGGCTTTGGTCATGCCATAGATTTGGCACGGGGAAAATATGATGATCCAAATGCACCTGGTCAAGTTACGCATTTTCAAGCTTTGGCTACTGCCGTGTCCGGTACTGTTGGTCTAGGTAATATCGCAGGGGTTGCCGTTGCTGTTTCTTTAGGGGGCGCAGGTGCTACTTTCTGGATGATTGTATGTGGATTTTTAGGTATGTCTTCAAAATTTGTAGAATGTACTTTAGGTGTAAAATATAGAGATATTTTACCAGATGGTCGTGTTTTTGGAGGTCCAATGAACTATTTGCGCTACGGTCTTGAAAAAAGAAATATGAAAGGTTTTGGCAAAGTACTTGCAGGTTTATTTGCAGTATTAGCAGTTGGTGCTTCTTTCGGAGGTGGAAATATGTTCCAAGCAAATCAATCTTTCGAGCAGTTAGCGGGTCAGTTTCCTGTTTTAGCAGGTAACGGATTTTGGTTTGGTATTGTCACTGCAATTTTAGTTGGTGTTGTTATTATAGGTGGTATTAATAGTATTGCTAATGTAACGGGTAAAATTGTGCCAATTATGGCTTCAATCTATATTGTTGCTGCCTTAGCGGTAATTATAATGAATATTGAGAATATCGGTCCAGCATTTTCAGCCATTTGGAATGGTGCATTTAGTCCGTCTGCATTGAAAGGGGGTATCATTGGAGTACTGGTCATAGGTTTTCAGCGAGCCGCGTTTTCTAATGAGGCCGGAGTAGGTTCTGCTGCCATTGCACATAGTACAGCGAAAACAAATAACCCTCCCTCGGAAGGCTTTGTAGCGCTTTTAGAGCCTTTTATTGACACTGTTGTGGTATGTACGCTTACCGCTCTTGTATTAATTTTTACGGGTATGCATGAGGTTGAAGGCATGGCGGGGGCTCAATTAACATCAGATGCATTTGGAAGTCAAATTTCTTGGTTCCCTTATGTGCTCGCTTTAGCCGTATTCTTATTTGCATTTTCTACAATGATTTCTTGGTCGTACTACGGAATGAGAGCTTGGACCTATTTGTTTGGAAAGAGTAAAAGAACGGAGTTTATTTATAAAATGGTTTTCTTAGTATTTGTTGTTATTGGAGCTTCGGTAAGTTTAGGCGCTGTATTAGACTTTTCTGACATGATGATTTTAGCGATGTCTTTCCCTAATATTATTGGATTGTATATCATGTCTGGGGAAGTTAAAAAAGATTTAAAAGAGTATTTTACGAAGTTAAAATCTAACCAGTTATATAAAAAGCAAATAGAGTCTAAGTAA